The following proteins are encoded in a genomic region of Nymphalis io chromosome 16, ilAglIoxx1.1, whole genome shotgun sequence:
- the LOC126774212 gene encoding protein disulfide-isomerase TMX3-like yields the protein MNFVVGAIFIFLLRLNGISSSRVLELSDKFIDISNDGVWFVKFYAPWCAHCRRMEPIWAHVAQSLYNTPIKVAKVDCTRFTAVATHFKVRAYPTIMFIKGEFRHEYSGERIEDEMVNYAMRMAQPAVQKVSHADSLGYLKETHNVFFGYIGKEHGPLWEMFSVHAEKYQAHSWFYALSYEIAKNDLKPPNETAVFVYKEEEIYYFKPNPDLLQDRDTLNVTLNKWVNSERFGFFPKITRSNINDLMDTEKFIVIAVVSENKLKEISQTERDFKDMIENIIRNRKHELHHRFQFGWMGNPELANSIAMSELTVPHLIVLNSTTSHHHIPDDDPVLMTPEAVSIFLDLIHNQMAPTYGGNSWLVRMYRGFFEARTTLINMWQGNPVLTALVFGLPLGFLSLICYSICCADILDADEEETTETHEKKD from the exons ATGAATTTTGTTGTGGGAGCTATTTTCATTTTTCTATTAc gtTTAAATGGCATCTCATCATCTAGAGTACTAGAGTTAAGTGacaaatttattgatataagcaACGATGGAGTATGGTTCGTCAAATTTTATGCTCCCTGGTGTGCTCATTGTCGAAGGATGGAACCTATTTGGGCACATGTGGCACAGTCTTTGTACAACACTCCAATTAAAGTAGCAAAAGTAGACTGCACAAGATTTACAGCAGTAGCCACTCATTTTAAAGTAAGAGCATACCCAACCATCATGTT TATAAAAGGTGAATTCAGGCATGAGTATTCAGGCGAGAGAATTGAGGACGAAATGGTAAATTATGCAATGAGAATGGCACAACCGGCTGTGCAGAAAGTATCTCATGCTGACAGTTTGGGATATTTGAAGGAAACACACAATGTATTTTTTGGTTATATTGGGAAAGAACATGGACCATTATgg gaAATGTTTTCTGTTCATGCTGAAAAATATCAAGCACACAGTTGGTTTTATGCATTGTCTTATGAAATAgctaaaaatgatttaaaacctCCAAATGAGACTGCTGTGTTTGTGTATAAGGAAGaagaaatttattactttaaac ctAATCCTGATTTGCTGCAAGACAGGGATACCTTAAATGTTACTTTAAATAAGTGGGTTAATTCAGAGAGATTTGGTTTCTTTCCAAAAATAACGAGatcaaatattaatgatttaatgGATACtgaaaaatttattgttattgctgttgtatcagaaaataaattaaaagaaatatctcAGACTGAACGTGATTTTAAGGATATGATTGAAAACATAATACG AAATAGGAAACATGAACTTCATCATCGATTTCAGTTTGGCTGGATGGGGAATCCTGAACTGGCTAACTCCATAGCTATGTCAGAATTGACGGTTCCCCATTTGATTGTACTTAACTCAACTACTAGTCATCACCATATACCAGATGATGACCCAGTGCTCATGACCCCAGAAGCGGTTTCGATTTTTCTTGATTTAATACATAATCAAATGGCACCT acATATGGAGGCAATAGTTGGTTAGTTCGTATGTATAGAGGATTCTTCGAAGCTAGGACGACTCTCATAAACATGTGGCAAGGCAATCCTGTACTAACGGCTCTTGTGTTTGGACTGCCCCTGGGTTTCCTTTCCCTCATTTGTTATTCCATATGTTGCGCTGACATACTTGATGCTGATGAGGAAGAAACTACAG aAACCCATGAGAAAAAGGATTGA